Proteins found in one Salinimonas lutimaris genomic segment:
- a CDS encoding Na+/H+ antiporter NhaC family protein, with product MDKSVTPNPWGLTPILVFVALIISTGVLTNNITAMPVLVGFMLAAGFALFLNPKGQRLTIGEKVQIFCEGGGNKNIILLVMIFLMAGAFYSLTIDVGARDATVNMALNLVPEDLILPSLFLICCFISFAMGTSMGTITALSPVGIGIAESLGISIPMALGVVVSGAMFGDNLSFVSDTTIAATRSQGVKLTDKFKANLLVVLPAAIVTALILLSIDVNSIDALQERETSLVNVLPFFIIIGSALAGLNVIVVLALGIISAALVGLFNGSFSTLEMFQSIQTGMGWMQDLAMIAITIGGIVGLMTAYGGIHWLIGALTKKVKTKRGAEFSIASLVGFLDLTTANNTISIVTAGPIARELGEQYEADPRRLASLLDIFSCAFQGLVPYGAQLLSAAAIAGISPLQITPYCWYPMLIFVCGIISIATGLPRFGKPAGDAL from the coding sequence GTGGATAAGTCTGTCACACCTAACCCCTGGGGTCTCACGCCCATACTGGTTTTTGTTGCCCTGATTATATCGACCGGGGTGCTCACCAATAACATCACAGCGATGCCCGTTCTGGTGGGTTTCATGCTGGCAGCCGGCTTTGCCTTGTTTTTAAACCCCAAGGGCCAGCGCCTGACGATTGGTGAAAAAGTCCAGATTTTCTGTGAAGGTGGCGGTAATAAAAATATTATCCTGCTGGTGATGATATTTCTGATGGCCGGGGCTTTTTACTCACTCACCATTGATGTTGGCGCACGGGATGCCACCGTCAATATGGCGCTGAATCTGGTTCCTGAAGATCTGATTCTGCCCAGTTTGTTTCTGATTTGCTGTTTTATCTCCTTTGCGATGGGCACCTCCATGGGCACCATTACCGCGCTGTCTCCGGTGGGAATCGGTATTGCCGAAAGTCTGGGGATTTCTATTCCCATGGCACTCGGTGTGGTGGTCAGTGGTGCAATGTTTGGTGATAACCTGTCCTTTGTCTCTGATACCACGATAGCGGCTACCCGCAGTCAGGGCGTGAAACTCACTGATAAATTTAAAGCGAATTTGCTGGTGGTACTACCGGCCGCCATTGTGACCGCCCTTATTTTACTGAGTATTGATGTAAACAGCATTGATGCACTCCAGGAGCGTGAGACAAGCCTGGTGAATGTGCTGCCGTTTTTTATCATCATCGGCAGTGCTCTGGCCGGACTGAACGTGATTGTGGTGCTGGCGCTGGGGATTATCAGCGCTGCGCTGGTAGGGTTATTTAACGGCTCGTTTTCTACCCTTGAAATGTTTCAAAGCATTCAGACCGGCATGGGCTGGATGCAGGATTTGGCGATGATCGCTATCACTATCGGCGGTATTGTTGGTCTGATGACTGCCTACGGCGGGATTCACTGGCTGATTGGCGCGCTGACCAAAAAGGTCAAAACCAAACGGGGTGCGGAATTCAGTATTGCCTCGCTGGTCGGTTTTCTGGATCTGACCACAGCTAATAATACCATTTCCATTGTGACCGCCGGCCCCATTGCCCGGGAGCTGGGTGAGCAGTATGAGGCGGATCCACGCCGTTTAGCCAGCCTGCTGGATATTTTTTCCTGTGCGTTTCAGGGGCTGGTGCCCTATGGTGCGCAGCTGTTAAGTGCGGCTGCCATTGCGGGTATCTCACCGCTACAAATTACCCCGTATTGCTGGTATCCGATGCTGATTTTTGTATGCGGAATTATCTCCATTGCCACCGGCCTGCCGCGGTTTGGCAAACCGGCTGGTGACGCACTGTAG
- a CDS encoding DUF4382 domain-containing protein produces MKKKYSKTLRDWSLTTISAVLASTMLVACGGGGSDSPEQNQQQDEEQFKTNFTLSVSDAPVDNASEVVVFFDQVELVGNGDTVDIDVTDNAGDPRRVDLLTLQGEQFANIITDEEIPAGQYSQVRVSITDESYIVMQEGTFPISVPSGELKLDGFEALQGADEAYTIEFDLRKSLVDPKGQNGVFLKPRGVRLVKNDDVGVIEGSVNAAVLDDGACAEKVAPRAGNAVYLYEQAGLTAADLSDDADNAQQGQVLPFTVATVTDNSDTDALTFNVGFVPAGDYTLAFSCEAYLDEPESNEDIRFQVIQDVTVQAQQTETVVLN; encoded by the coding sequence ACAACGATCAGTGCAGTATTGGCCTCTACCATGCTGGTTGCATGCGGTGGCGGTGGCTCTGACAGCCCGGAGCAAAATCAGCAGCAGGACGAGGAACAGTTTAAAACAAACTTTACTTTGTCGGTGTCTGATGCGCCGGTGGATAATGCCTCTGAAGTTGTTGTGTTTTTTGACCAGGTTGAATTGGTGGGTAATGGCGATACGGTTGATATTGATGTGACCGATAACGCTGGTGACCCGCGCCGTGTTGATCTGCTGACCCTGCAGGGCGAGCAGTTTGCCAACATTATTACCGATGAAGAAATCCCGGCAGGGCAATATAGTCAGGTCAGGGTTTCCATTACGGATGAGTCTTACATCGTGATGCAAGAAGGCACATTTCCTATTTCAGTTCCCAGTGGCGAGCTGAAGTTAGATGGTTTCGAAGCTTTGCAGGGTGCAGATGAGGCTTACACCATCGAATTTGATTTGCGTAAAAGTCTGGTCGATCCAAAAGGGCAAAATGGTGTTTTTCTTAAACCCCGTGGTGTTCGGTTGGTAAAAAATGACGATGTTGGCGTCATTGAAGGCAGCGTCAATGCCGCAGTGCTTGACGATGGAGCCTGTGCAGAAAAAGTCGCTCCACGCGCCGGTAATGCTGTTTATCTGTATGAACAGGCAGGGCTGACAGCGGCCGATTTGTCTGATGATGCAGATAATGCGCAACAGGGCCAGGTTTTACCCTTTACGGTAGCAACGGTGACCGACAATAGTGACACCGATGCGCTGACGTTTAATGTAGGCTTTGTGCCGGCAGGTGACTACACCCTGGCATTTAGCTGCGAAGCTTATCTGGATGAGCCAGAAAGCAATGAGGATATCAGGTTTCAGGTAATTCAGGACGTGACTGTTCAGGCACAACAGACCGAAACCGTCGTACTGAATTAA
- the yghU gene encoding glutathione-dependent disulfide-bond oxidoreductase, which yields MMSNNDYTPPAVWKWEKEDGSKFSAINRPTAGAREQKTLPVGEHDFQLYSMATPNGQKVTIMFEELLAAGIDAADYDAWPVAIGDGEQFTSGFVEVNPNSKIPALMDHSGDKPVRLFESGSILQHLAEKFDAFLPSDPQARIECRNWLFWQVGSGPYLGGGFGHFYAYAPYKMQYPIDRFTMETKRQLDVLDKHLADNAYMAGEEYSIADMAIWPWYGNLVLGKLYDAAEFLQVEDYTYLLAWAKRIAERPAVKRGIIVNRFFGDGPQLAERHSAEDIDKALD from the coding sequence ATAATGAGTAATAACGACTATACGCCGCCAGCAGTGTGGAAGTGGGAAAAAGAAGATGGCAGTAAGTTCTCTGCGATTAACCGGCCCACCGCCGGTGCACGTGAGCAAAAAACCTTACCCGTGGGCGAGCATGATTTTCAGCTGTATTCTATGGCGACACCGAATGGCCAGAAAGTGACCATCATGTTTGAAGAGCTGCTGGCTGCCGGCATTGATGCAGCAGATTATGATGCCTGGCCGGTGGCTATTGGTGATGGCGAACAGTTCACCAGTGGCTTTGTTGAGGTTAACCCCAATTCCAAGATTCCGGCTTTGATGGACCACAGCGGTGATAAACCGGTGCGTTTATTTGAATCCGGCTCGATATTACAGCATCTGGCAGAAAAATTTGATGCGTTTTTACCCAGCGACCCACAGGCCCGCATTGAGTGCAGAAACTGGTTGTTCTGGCAGGTAGGCTCCGGCCCGTACCTGGGCGGCGGATTTGGTCATTTCTATGCCTATGCCCCGTACAAAATGCAGTATCCCATAGACCGCTTTACCATGGAAACCAAACGTCAGCTGGATGTACTGGATAAGCACCTGGCGGATAATGCCTACATGGCAGGCGAAGAGTACTCTATTGCTGATATGGCTATCTGGCCGTGGTATGGCAACCTGGTACTGGGCAAGTTGTATGATGCCGCTGAATTCTTGCAGGTTGAAGACTATACCTATTTGCTGGCCTGGGCCAAGCGTATCGCCGAACGTCCGGCTGTGAAGCGCGGTATCATTGTAAACCGTTTCTTTGGTGACGGCCCTCAACTGGCAGAGCGTCACAGCGCCGAAGATATCGACAAAGCACTGGATTAA